The sequence GCTTCTCTTTTTGATCCCTGACTAATTCAGGAATTGTTCTGAGGGTAGGACCTCTCCTTTGTGCATAGTCTTCTGGACATTTGGGGAGGGGTGTGCCCTAACTTCTTCCTATCTCCAGTGACTCCAGCCAATGGAACAATATCGTGGGTCAAAATGGAAAGGAATCCACCTAGACAGGAGATATTTCTGACACTCTAAGTGATGCTGTCTACTAAGCCAAATTTATTAACCAATTTTCCAGACACAAGTGAAGGCAGAGACTTGCCtgtaatttctctcttttttttaatggccttgctgacatcttggttttggacttttcctagcctcaaactgtgagctaataaattcctgtggttaagCCACCCAACagtttattgtcttacagttagAAGTCCAAAGCAAGGTATTGGCTGGgttgtgctttctctgaagtctgtagttttctgatggtggcttgctagcaatccataactcattctctgcctccatcacatagTCATCtttctccccatctgtctcctcctACTGTGTCCTGGTAATTTCTTTAACCAGCTTATGGGATGTGGCCATCCCCAGAAATGTAAATGTTTAGGGGAAAGGTTGACTTTACCATTAAACCTCACAGCTACAtttttgggagaaaaaaatttcagTTATATGCAAATTCTCAATGATAACAATTAAGGTGTAAAAATCTTATTGAAAGGCTGATCTTCATCCTTACATCTTTCAGTCTCCAAGGTTATAGCGGCAGAACTTGAATCCAATTGTCATAGTGATGATTTCATACACAACAAAATAAAGGGCATTAGAAGAGATGTCCCTCTGTGTGTAGTATCTATTCAATTCGGGTAGAAAAAGGATGTTTTTTAGGAAACTaaacttattttctttcatcccaCTGTTGGATGTTAAAACCAAGTTTTACAATTTGGAGATGGATGATTTATATCTCGAAGTCCAGATTCAGAATATTTCATCATCAACTGTGTTTATACAAAAGGTTTCCCTAGATTCATCTTTAATGTACATTGTAACAGAATTAAATACTCTCAACCAAGCTGGAGAAGATGAGTGCACCTTTGGAACCAGGACAGTTTTGCAATCAATGGAAGGACGCCAGTACTTATACCACCTTCAGCTCAAACAGGAATTTGCAGAGAAAGCTGGCATCATTAGAGGACTAACAGAAATGGGAAAGTTGGATATAGTGTGGAAAAGAAATCTAGGTGAAATGGCAATGGTACAGACAATCCAACTTGAAAGAGAAGCTCCAGGTTATGGAAACATGAGGCTTTCTTTGGAGACAATTCCAGATACTGTAATTCTAGAAAAGCCTTTTCATATTACCTGTAAGATAACAAACTACAGCAATAGGAAAATGAAATTGGCTTTGAAAATGTGTGACAGAGATTCTGTTCGTTGGTGTGGAAGTTCAGGAAAGTATCTTGGAAAACTGCCTCCAAATTCATCTCTCTGTTTCACCCTGACACTCTTAACCTTAAAACTGGGCCTTCAAAGCATCTCTGGCATAAGGATAACAGACAAATTATTGAAGAGAACATATGAATATAATGATATTGCAAAAGTCTGTGTAATACcttccattttaaaatgaaaaaatgaggaaaatttccaaagttatgcTTTCCAGGGAATTTCACAGAAAAGCTTTTCATTTCTTGTCAGCAGCAAAATCCTCAACTAACAGCaaatatgaaggaaataatttcCTGTGAGACTTTGAATGGTTTTGAGTATTAAACATGTATTTAAAAACAGcaatcttttgatttttatcaTATATAAAGTAGTTTCTAATTATACAGTTGCATATTTCATCATTGTTATTACTTTATTAAGGTCATTACAGATGGccactgggcttttctttttgagaaTGAGGACATCATGTAAAAAATGATATCTGCTTTCAGGAATCCTTAATGATGTTTTGACATTTAATGTTTCAGTAAAGCAGGCATTAAGAGAATATACAAATTTGCTAGAAATCATTtggtattttaattaaaataattacaattcaTTTGATAAGATTTcaaattttcctgttttccacTCTTCTTTTTGGTCAACAGAGAACTATCAATAATAATGCTTAAAATAATTGAGGATAAATTTTATCTCAcctgttactaccccttcctctactttaatcattttcctgatcttcagggatatctagacAGTGACAAccataacttgttcatgttgaaaaagtgtGTCAACATTGTGGGAAAATGTtgttggttgatgttcttgaagaggctgttgcctctgggttttgggacttaacaggcataggagctctctgaaggacttaagtttctgaagaataaacataGTGTTTGAaattttatagactctcagatagggacctgggtattctttaggaatttttgggactactgtttacttgggcttatcatactgtggccatttgggatatttagctgaagcttGCTTAGGAGTaaactccaggacagcctctcaactcatttgaaatctcttagtcactgaaaccttattttgttgcctttcttttccctcttttggtcaacaaggcattctcaacccctcaatgccagagtcaggctcatttctggaatctatgtaccatgtcaccagggagaatCATTCACCTGGGTATTATAACAGCTAGAAGGAAGGGACTaaagtggtggaactgtaacccataacattcttggaaatttcctatataactacttgttaaatcatactttgaatgttatcacctttttgcttatatgttatatttcacaataaggaaataaactgtggaacagtaacccataatattctttgaaatttgctaacaacttgttaaattgcacttggaaagttatcacttctatgtaaatatattatattccacaataaaaaataattgaggaTATTCTTCATTATTTAAACTTGTTGACATTTGCTTCTTGGAAAAGAGGTGATCTTTTCTAATAGTGCTTTAAATTACTGGGGCTGTAGCTTTAACTTTATGTGGCATGTTGAACTGACTCTTTTTCATTTACTCATCTTAATAGAATTCTACACACTGGGGAGTGGGCTTATTTTCATCAGTTGTTATTCCTACAGTGTGGGCCTTATTAAAACTACCTGGACtacttagttgtttttttttaacaattagtggaatatattatttctcttttattcaaAGTCAAATATCAGCCTTTTATTTTGAGACTGAAAATGTGTCACTTTATTTCATAAGGTAGATTTCATGAGTTCATAAATTTTGGTAAGGGGTCTGGAACTCTAAACCAAAGAGGCCACTTAACTAGTGAGTGTTCTGTTTGATCATTGCTTAAAGACGTATCCACTAGCTTCTCTCTATCAAATGTAGTTTTTGACTTctgtaattaataaaaaaatctgCTGGGTCATACCTTTAGACTGTGAATATCCTGTTCCTCACAACTTTACCAATGGTTTTTTACATCCATTGCTGATATTGGCCTGAATCAGCTATTACATTGGGTAACAAATGGCAACCTattaatacttttatatttattaacagGCATTTTTCTGTGTTGAAGGGCTTTCCCTGTCCACCTCCACCATGAGTAGCACTAAGGactaaagttttttaaaaaattccagtgTACTATAATCAATTACAGTCATTActgttttaatattcaaaatgtcccaAACTAGAACCTCCTTCAACATGACCCTTGGTCCATTTGATATGCGTACATTTGTTTCTGAgtccttccttgctttctggcacaaAATGTTCCAAGGTTTCCTTGTACTTTTTGCTGCAAACCTGGAATGAACCATTTCTTCAAGGGACTCTGGTTTTCATGGTGAGgaacagtatttaaaaattaagatgtgTGTGAGCACATGAGCctgtattaattttaattttcccagctgcatttgcaaattatttccttttctggaaaTCCATCAATTTTCAGTATGATTATGTGGATAatgctttttaaatccattcttaaATTCTAGGCATTACTAAGCACAAGGCACTATTCCAAACATCTTATATTAACTAATAAACACTTGTTTTATTTGAAGTTATAACTCaaacaccataaaattcactatttAAAACTGTACAATTTGGTGATTTTTACTATATTCACATAGTCATGCAAGTGTCACTGCTATCTAATTCCAAAATAATTTCTTCACCCCAGAAAGACCTTATACACATTAACAGTTATCCTCCAATACCCTGTACCCTTGGCACGGGGCCAACACTAATCTACTTACTGTTTCTATGATTTTATCTCTTCTGGACATGTCACAAAATTAGAATCACACAATATATGGCTCTTTGTGACTGGTTTATTtcaattaacataatatttttaagagtCGACCAGGATATAGCATGTATCtatgcttcatttcttttaatggctgaataatactccattgtatggatatatcacattttatttctccatctgtgcctatttggatgtattgtgtcccccagaatgccatgttcttcaatgcaatcttgtgcgataaacatattagtgttgattaggttggaatctttggattaggttgtttccatggagatgtgacccacccaactatgggtaatacttttattagattatttctttggtggtgtggccccacccattcagcatgggtcttgattagcttaccaGAGCCCCAtaaaagatcagacagaaggagctcaacaCAGTTGCAGccaggagagacattttgaagatggccattgaaagtagacttttgctactccagagtttgcctgggagaaactaagagaatacccccagagagaaatgtcctgggagaaagccattttgaaacacaacctgggagcaaaggaagaagatgccagccacatgccttcccagacaacagaggcattccagatgccatcggtgttcttctgtgatggtaccttattgttgatgccttagcttggacatttttatggccttaagactgtaactttgtaaccaaataaaccccctttataaaagccaagccatttctggtattttgcataaaggcagcattagcaaactagaccacCATCCATCAGTTGTTTCACTTTGGGgtggtttccactttttggctattgtgaataattcagATAGATTATTTATGTACAAATTTTGGTGTATATAGCTAGACTCtgtaatttgcttattctaattatttcatatcagtgacaccataaaatatttatcttttgtatctggttaatttcactcaacatgatgtcttcaatgttcatccattttcaaatatgtatcagaacatcattctaTTTTAGAGCTgaaagtattccattgtatgtatacaccatattttgtttatcttttatctgttgatggacactagagttgtttccatcttttggcaattgtgaataatgctgctatgaacagcaTTGTGCAAACATTGGGTGAGTACCTGCTTTCTATTCCTTTGGTAATATACCTGGATGTGTGATTACTAGATCCTATGGTAactccatacttaactttctgaagaactgccaaactctttttcacaggggctgcactattttacattcccttcaaaaatgaatgagattatctatttctccacatcatctccaacatgtgttattatcctttttttaaatgtactttgccatttgtatatgtcCTTTGGATAAATGTCAATTCAGGTCCTTTccccatattttaattggttggttgttttgttttctgttgagaTGTAAGAATGGATATATTTTGGATCCTAAATTCTCAcctgatatatgatttgcaaatattttctcccatactctgtgttgtgttttcattttcattttttattgtggtagtaaatacacatatataatgataaaaatcccattttaatcattttaaatgtacacttcagtggtattaattatgttcacaatgttctgctaccataACAACCATCAATTGCCAAAATTTTTCATGATCCCAAACAGAAAatttacccattaagcaataactccccattcctccctccctccccccagctcctTGAAAGcctccaatctactttctgtttctatgaatttactcattctagatatttcatataagttgaaTAATACAAGTAGGAAGGAGAGTGCCACCTCATTAATGCTTCCCTCTGGGCCTCCACTGACTCCATGGGGGTTATTCTTATTACCACTCAGTGGTGGTAAAAATTCTGACTCTCCAGTGGGCCTCCTTTGATACTGCTTCAGCCAGATCAGGGAAGGGTACCTTGTTAacacccttataaaccaccccctggcacaCCCAGCTCTTTGTGGGGCACTAGCTTCCAACTTTCCCTGCTGGCTGCCACTGTGAAACCATCTCTCCTGTCCATAAGTctcattaaactcatgtctaactccatggcTAGCATGCTTTTTGATCTTGGGGccaagctgggttggaacaatatATATGGCCAAGGATTCTCAGCTGTACTTTACAGGAGGAATAGGAAACAATACATCTGTCCCTTTTCTTTGAAGtggaatttcagaaaagaaaaacaacttttaaaagtcAATATAAAGTTATAGAAGATGTgctggtctggatgtattatgtccccccaaacaccatgttctttaatgtaatcttgtgggggcagacatattattgttgattaggttggaatcttttgattgagtgtttccatggagttatgtCTCAATTAagtgtgggtgaaatgtttgattaaattatttccattgagatatggagcccaaccattcagggtgggtcttgatttaatcactggagttctataaaacagctcacaaacagaaggaccacagagcagctgagagtgacattttggagacggtagctgaaagcagacttttgctgacattttggagaagctagcccagagtttgctctggagaagctaagagaggacaaaacaccccaagagcaacattttgaagaatgcacaggaactgagagaggtgctagaacacaacccacttttatagggctccagtgattcaattgagacccacactgaatgggtggggccacaactgtATGGAAATTTTCCAAAGATCTCgcccatggttgattgagtcacatcttcatggaaacactcaaagcgttccaacctaatcaacactactgCATCTGCCcttacaagactgcatcaaagagcatggtgttttggggcggacataatacatccaaactggcacactgatattcatagcagcattcttcacaattgccaagaggtggaaataatccaaatgtccttcaacagatgagtggataaacaaaatgtggtatatacacatgatggaatactatgtggcagtaagaaagaatgaggtcataaaacatatgacaacatggatgaaacttgaagacataatgctgagtgaaatcagccagaacacaaaaggagagatattgcatgttaccactaatgtgaactctttgaaaaatgtaaaataggtgTCTTAAAAGTACaatataggggatctagagatagaaACTAGTGAAGGaagaacaataatctaatatgtacagatgtgataatgagggtgatcttaatgttatgggaatagTCAGGAGTGACTACGTTATGTTAAtgagattataaatatcagtgatgcatcacttactaagttttacatttcagaaacttaaatccactagagcattcctataccagacaagtcctaaaacccagaggcaacagcctctttaagatcaactatcagatgttaCCCCCTCttccatactgtcaacacccccttttaatatgaacaagttaggatgctcactgcctagacatccctgaagatggagaaagagagagatttagtgagaggaaggagtagcaacaaagaagataagattgaacaaaggtttatgaatattgataaatataaatataaatataaatatatatatgatgctgggctgttggaatggctggaaagaagtaaatgacatagtggaactgtagcctatagcatcccttgggatttgctc is a genomic window of Choloepus didactylus isolate mChoDid1 chromosome X, mChoDid1.pri, whole genome shotgun sequence containing:
- the LOC119522217 gene encoding LOW QUALITY PROTEIN: trafficking protein particle complex subunit 13-like (The sequence of the model RefSeq protein was modified relative to this genomic sequence to represent the inferred CDS: inserted 2 bases in 1 codon), producing the protein MARVSKVIAAELESNCHSDDFIHNKIKGIRRDVPLCVVSIXNSGRKRMFFRKLNLFSFIPLLDVKTKFYNLEMDDLYLEVQIQNISSSTVFIQKVSLDSSLMYIVTELNTLNQAGEDECTFGTRTVLQSMEGRQYLYHLQLKQEFAEKAGIIRGLTEMGKLDIVWKRNLGEMAMVQTIQLEREAPGYGNMRLSLETIPDTVILEKPFHITCKITNYSNRKMKLALKMCDRDSVRWCGSSGKYLGKLPPNSSLCFTLTLLTLKLGLQSISGIRITDKLLKRTYEYNDIAKVCVIPSILK